In Oscillatoria acuminata PCC 6304, a single window of DNA contains:
- a CDS encoding replication initiation factor domain-containing protein, translated as MSLACGIHGFNLTFEGSQFESLRFAIEAISSLKFTEGACQLWWYPEVLSNAIGIKIARNADRPESLLAVPGGACDLLGPSKVQEILQLGLNLRLGRVSQIDIFIDDFDRRWPPKKVEESYLAGHCYGFRVFRQISSGNFPRKLLEDIQDNQDLMSVGMGTTFELGNRGQRGSGKRFKVYDKSIESRGKNKAIRYELSLYNISTKKRADEISKFLAFSPVDDWQQIIASTFKSCIDFRLGTRGRSGPVPEWYEIIGDVEPLSLLSAPKQNSLERTKEWLERCAPAIATVLDFLEATGGERSVLAWVNSLQSQGRDRMGTKHLQSIEQALLEKSSPAFHPSSCDRSA; from the coding sequence TCGCTATTGAAGCAATATCTAGTTTGAAATTTACTGAGGGGGCTTGTCAGTTGTGGTGGTATCCCGAGGTTCTGTCCAATGCCATTGGGATTAAAATTGCTCGTAATGCCGATCGCCCTGAGAGTTTGCTGGCTGTACCGGGTGGCGCTTGTGACTTGTTGGGTCCTTCTAAGGTTCAGGAGATTTTACAGCTTGGCTTGAATTTGAGGCTGGGCCGTGTTAGTCAGATTGATATATTCATTGACGACTTCGATAGGCGTTGGCCTCCTAAAAAAGTTGAGGAATCTTATTTAGCGGGTCACTGTTATGGGTTTCGAGTTTTTCGTCAAATCTCCAGCGGTAATTTTCCGCGCAAACTTTTAGAGGATATCCAGGACAACCAAGATTTAATGTCTGTGGGGATGGGGACTACTTTTGAGTTAGGCAATCGCGGACAGCGTGGCTCGGGCAAACGATTTAAGGTTTACGATAAGTCCATTGAGTCTCGGGGCAAAAATAAGGCGATTCGTTATGAGTTGAGTTTATATAATATTTCCACGAAAAAAAGAGCCGATGAGATATCTAAGTTTTTGGCTTTTTCTCCAGTTGACGACTGGCAACAGATTATTGCTTCCACTTTTAAATCTTGTATTGACTTTCGGCTTGGCACTCGTGGCCGTTCTGGTCCTGTTCCTGAGTGGTATGAGATTATCGGAGATGTTGAGCCTCTAAGCCTTCTTTCTGCCCCCAAGCAAAATAGCCTAGAGCGTACTAAGGAATGGCTTGAACGCTGCGCACCTGCGATCGCTACTGTTTTGGATTTTTTAGAGGCAACTGGCGGTGAGAGGTCGGTGCTTGCTTGGGTTAACTCTCTGCAATCTCAAGGCCGTGACCGGATGGGGACTAAGCATCTCCAATCCATTGAGCAAGCTCTACTCGAAAAAAGTTCTCCAGCGTTTCACCCATCATCATGCGATCGCTCGGCTTGA